A genomic region of Gemmatimonadota bacterium contains the following coding sequences:
- a CDS encoding DUF5615 family PIN-like protein, which produces MRVLLDENLPLDFAALVVGYEVVTVRGLGWAGTQNGELMRRAATVCDAFVTMDRNIPHQQHIAGLPFGVILVVAHSNRLADLRGHVAALLAAIALAKPGVLQRVGA; this is translated from the coding sequence GTGCGCGTACTGCTTGACGAGAACCTCCCGCTGGACTTCGCGGCGCTGGTGGTCGGCTATGAAGTGGTCACCGTTCGCGGTCTCGGCTGGGCAGGCACGCAGAACGGGGAGTTGATGCGCCGCGCGGCAACGGTCTGCGACGCATTCGTCACTATGGATCGGAATATTCCGCATCAGCAGCACATCGCGGGGTTGCCGTTTGGCGTGATTCTCGTGGTTGCGCACTCAAATCGTCTTGCGGATTTGCGCGGACACGTGGCAGCGCTGCTCGCGGCGATCGCACTAGCCAAGCCGGGCGTCCTGCAGCGCGTTGGTGCATAA
- a CDS encoding DUF433 domain-containing protein: protein MDLRDAVHSDPLTLGGTPVFVDTRVPVQTLFDYLEGGDTIDEFLHQFPSVTRARAIAALDAARDTLVAGARTA, encoded by the coding sequence ATGGACCTCCGCGACGCCGTACATAGTGATCCCCTGACGCTGGGTGGAACCCCCGTGTTCGTCGACACGCGCGTTCCGGTCCAAACTCTCTTCGACTATCTCGAAGGCGGCGATACGATCGACGAGTTCTTGCATCAATTTCCGTCGGTGACGCGCGCACGCGCGATCGCCGCCTTGGACGCGGCCCGAGACACTCTGGTGGCCGGTGCGCGTACTGCTTGA
- a CDS encoding amidase family protein — protein sequence MRLLKLIAAVAIATAAAPAALAAQRAAPFNVQETTIAQVHAAFRAKSLTCHQLVQRYLDRISAVDKSGPAINAIITLNENSLAVADSLDKRFAKEGLVGALHCIPMVVKDNFETRDLQTTAGSLALKGWIPNQDATMVARVRAAGAIVLAKTNLAEWAFTPYETVSSILPGYTKNPYALDRVTAGSSGGTAAAVAANEAEVGLGSDTGNSIRGPSSHNSLVGIRSTMGLTSRAGVVPLANGSDIAGPMARTVADAVAVFQVVAGEDPEDAVTAPAREHREKDYNSFVKAGGLKGARIGILRQAYERSTTDTEIVSVFMRAVDAMKAQGAVIVDPAGIDSLNAITRAGGGGCSTFKFDLERYLAKRAPNAPVHTIKEVLRSGNYHPTVQLRLQVNDSVTVAPEDSPGCKAREVMRDRFRAAVLKMMDSLKLDALVYPTWSNPPRLIGDLNTPAGDNSQLFSPTTGFPAITVPMGYTRGNTLPVGMTFFGRPWSEGKLITLSYGFEQATHHRRAPKLAAAGAR from the coding sequence ATGCGCTTGCTCAAACTCATCGCCGCCGTTGCCATCGCCACAGCTGCCGCGCCCGCCGCACTCGCCGCACAACGCGCCGCACCGTTCAATGTGCAAGAAACAACTATCGCCCAAGTCCACGCGGCCTTCCGCGCAAAATCGCTCACCTGCCACCAGCTCGTGCAGCGCTATCTCGACCGCATTAGCGCCGTCGACAAATCAGGGCCGGCCATCAACGCCATCATTACCCTGAACGAGAACTCGCTCGCCGTGGCAGATTCGCTCGATAAACGATTTGCCAAAGAAGGACTCGTCGGCGCGCTCCACTGCATTCCGATGGTGGTCAAAGACAACTTCGAAACACGCGACCTCCAAACCACCGCGGGCTCGCTCGCCCTCAAGGGGTGGATTCCCAATCAAGACGCCACCATGGTCGCGCGCGTCCGCGCGGCGGGTGCCATTGTGCTCGCCAAAACGAATCTCGCCGAGTGGGCTTTTACGCCGTACGAAACGGTGAGCTCGATTCTCCCCGGCTACACCAAGAATCCCTACGCCCTCGATCGCGTCACCGCCGGCTCTAGCGGCGGCACTGCGGCCGCGGTCGCCGCCAACGAAGCGGAAGTCGGACTCGGCTCTGATACCGGGAACTCCATTCGCGGCCCCAGCTCGCACAACTCGCTCGTAGGCATCCGCTCCACCATGGGGCTCACCTCGCGCGCGGGCGTAGTGCCACTCGCCAACGGTTCTGACATCGCCGGCCCGATGGCCCGCACCGTCGCCGACGCAGTCGCTGTGTTTCAAGTGGTCGCGGGCGAAGATCCCGAAGACGCGGTCACCGCACCGGCACGCGAACACCGCGAAAAAGATTACAACAGCTTCGTCAAAGCGGGCGGACTCAAAGGCGCACGTATCGGCATCCTCCGCCAAGCATACGAACGGTCCACGACCGACACCGAAATCGTCAGCGTGTTCATGCGCGCGGTCGACGCTATGAAAGCCCAAGGCGCGGTCATTGTAGACCCCGCAGGGATCGACTCGCTCAACGCCATCACCCGCGCAGGCGGCGGTGGATGCAGCACCTTCAAGTTTGACCTCGAACGCTACCTCGCCAAACGCGCGCCCAACGCGCCAGTACACACGATCAAAGAAGTGCTGCGCAGCGGCAACTATCACCCCACCGTGCAGCTACGGCTGCAGGTGAACGACTCCGTGACCGTCGCGCCGGAAGACAGCCCGGGGTGCAAAGCGCGCGAAGTGATGCGCGACCGGTTCCGCGCCGCCGTGCTCAAAATGATGGACTCGCTCAAACTCGACGCCCTCGTGTATCCCACCTGGAGCAACCCGCCACGCCTCATTGGTGATCTCAACACACCGGCGGGCGACAACAGCCAACTGTTCTCCCCCACCACGGGCTTTCCCGCCATCACCGTGCCCATGGGCTACACGCGCGGCAACACTCTCCCCGTGGGGATGACTTTCTTTGGCCGGCCGTGGAGCGAAGGAAAACTGATCACACTGTCGTATGGTTTTGAACAAGCCACCCACCACCGACGCGCCCCCAAGCTTGCCGCGGCGGGCGCTCGCTAA
- a CDS encoding TfoX/Sxy family protein: protein MATDASYAAYVCDQLHDAGGITITKMFGEYGLYRHGKIVALIADNQFFVKPTPQGEAVVGNVTWGPPYPGAKPFINASDLLDDPSILVQLILATDAALPAPKPKKPKSPAKKK, encoded by the coding sequence ATGGCCACCGACGCGAGTTATGCCGCCTACGTGTGCGATCAACTGCACGACGCCGGCGGGATCACCATCACCAAGATGTTCGGGGAGTACGGGCTGTACCGTCACGGAAAAATCGTCGCACTCATTGCCGACAATCAGTTCTTCGTAAAACCGACGCCGCAGGGTGAAGCGGTGGTCGGTAACGTCACATGGGGGCCGCCCTACCCGGGCGCAAAACCATTTATCAACGCGAGCGATCTGCTCGACGACCCGTCGATACTCGTCCAACTGATTCTCGCCACGGACGCGGCGCTGCCAGCGCCAAAACCGAAAAAGCCAAAATCTCCAGCCAAAAAGAAGTGA
- a CDS encoding prolyl-tRNA synthetase associated domain-containing protein — protein MTDIYAFLDTHGISYERCDHAPAFTVEDVERLVPLGGARTKNLFLRDKKGTRQALVSVRADKTVDLGKLSASIAFERPSFGSPDRLKKRLGIEPGAVSLLALINDPTHDVELFVDRDLWSADSVQCHPLVNTATLRISAEGIKQFLQATGHTPQLIDLPAAE, from the coding sequence GTGACCGACATCTACGCCTTTCTCGACACCCACGGTATCAGCTACGAACGGTGCGACCACGCACCGGCCTTCACCGTTGAAGACGTCGAACGCCTCGTCCCACTCGGCGGCGCCCGCACCAAAAACCTTTTCTTGCGCGACAAAAAGGGCACGCGCCAAGCGCTCGTCTCCGTGCGCGCCGACAAAACCGTCGACCTCGGCAAACTCTCCGCGAGCATCGCCTTTGAACGGCCAAGCTTTGGATCGCCCGACCGACTCAAAAAACGACTCGGCATTGAACCGGGCGCGGTGTCGCTGCTCGCGCTGATCAACGACCCCACGCACGATGTGGAATTATTTGTGGATCGCGATTTGTGGTCCGCCGATTCGGTGCAATGTCATCCGTTGGTGAATACGGCGACGCTACGGATTTCGGCCGAAGGCATCAAACAATTCCTGCAGGCCACCGGACACACGCCGCAGTTGATTGATCTGCCGGCGGCGGAGTAG
- a CDS encoding SGNH/GDSL hydrolase family protein — protein MATPTEYFRYVAIGDSSTEGLEDPLPNGEYRGWANRFAEHVAAAQSTPLLYANLAVRGRKTHEVRNEQLAPALAMQPDIATVFAGVNDVARFTCDVHGVAADLEHMLGALRSTGATVLTITMPDLSANVPLARLMRDRLLALNQLVRDAANRTGALCVDLASYDITTDLRLWHPDRLHANSEGHRRIAGALASAVSIDAEEGHWADPLPAKPAPGPIDRLNAEVAWARDFFLPWAWRHARGISSGDKRAAKRPNLTPVSPLKPTP, from the coding sequence ATGGCGACACCAACGGAATACTTTCGCTACGTCGCCATTGGCGACAGCTCCACCGAAGGGCTCGAAGATCCGCTGCCAAATGGCGAGTACCGCGGCTGGGCCAATCGATTCGCCGAGCATGTGGCGGCGGCTCAGAGCACGCCGCTGCTCTACGCCAACCTCGCCGTCCGCGGCCGCAAGACGCACGAAGTGCGCAACGAACAGCTCGCGCCGGCGCTCGCGATGCAACCGGACATCGCCACAGTCTTTGCAGGCGTCAACGACGTCGCGCGATTCACGTGCGACGTCCACGGCGTTGCCGCCGACCTCGAACACATGCTCGGCGCGCTCCGCTCCACCGGCGCGACGGTGCTCACCATCACTATGCCGGACCTCTCGGCGAACGTTCCGCTCGCGCGACTCATGCGCGACCGGCTGCTCGCGCTCAACCAGCTCGTGCGCGACGCGGCCAATCGCACCGGCGCGCTCTGCGTCGATCTCGCGAGCTACGACATCACCACCGATCTCCGGCTCTGGCACCCGGACCGGCTCCACGCCAACAGCGAAGGACATCGGCGGATCGCCGGCGCGCTGGCCTCGGCCGTGAGCATCGACGCCGAGGAAGGGCACTGGGCCGACCCGCTGCCGGCCAAGCCCGCCCCAGGGCCAATAGACCGACTAAATGCCGAAGTCGCCTGGGCGCGCGATTTCTTCCTCCCCTGGGCTTGGCGACACGCCCGGGGGATCTCGTCAGGGGACAAACGCGCTGCCAAACGGCCGAACCTGACCCCGGTTTCCCCTCTGAAACCGACCCCCTGA
- a CDS encoding protein kinase: MTHKDLTPRLNAALAGRYRVDREIGRGGMATVYLAEDIKHQRNVALKVLHPELGVVLGAERFLAEIRTTANLQHPNILPLYDSGAADGLVFYVMPYIEGESLRDRMTREGQLPIGDAIRLIQGAASALDYAHRHGVIHRDIKPENILLQDGQALVADFGVALAVTNAAGMRITQTGMSVGTPAYMSPEQAAAERTVDGRSDVYSLAAVMYEMLCGEAPFTGPSAAAIMSRMMTEVPRAVDARRPSVPVYVSDAVHRSLEKIPGDRFASAADFSHALDKPGTGTYRAAIRSARSRRREVVYAVAAVVLATGAWYAGRGGARGTENEQPPSRLLMPAVDPAFASTDREIDISPNGDELLFKYKRPDGRITLARQALDATDPIPFLNLPADIGNPVFGPDGKWFVASVAGDRHLYRQSITSGTAESLPIRAVGFTVDGRGRIWYQNDAQELAYLDANNKSIAVKGLKPNLLLMQILPSERYALMERRPAQGAASGPIIAVDLTTGAETTVIGSETVEAYYTSGLLVYIKLDGTINAAPFDLSTRTITGSSVTVASGVASFAVAQFAVSRNGTLAYRPQGPRNIVLLNRTGQTLTTVPGADFSHSPKFSPDGRRIAFDVTDADGRDVWLYDVGSRALTRTTFAGNGHDVAWSPDGHSIAFLSARAGTLGIFSKRADGSTQSDSLLTSSQIGYSGTWLKDGKSLLTVVLNLKAKSGSDIALVRNGGHGPIEPVLATEYEELYPMLSPDERWLAYSSDQSGRQEVYVRPFGREGDQAQVSLAGGTEPVWSKDGKELFFRTFDKGTPVLAVAAIQTVPALAVASRTNLFPVGDIESSTPHPDYDVSPDGKSFAMSRRTGGSPNIVIIQNLPALVKKLQGATAAPK, encoded by the coding sequence GTGACGCACAAAGACCTCACCCCGCGATTGAACGCGGCGCTCGCTGGCCGCTATCGCGTTGACCGGGAAATCGGTCGCGGGGGAATGGCCACGGTCTATCTGGCCGAAGACATCAAACATCAGCGCAACGTCGCGCTCAAAGTGCTGCATCCGGAACTCGGCGTCGTGCTCGGCGCCGAACGGTTCCTCGCCGAAATCCGCACCACGGCCAACCTGCAGCATCCCAACATCCTGCCGCTCTACGATTCCGGCGCCGCCGACGGACTCGTGTTCTACGTGATGCCGTACATCGAGGGGGAGTCGCTGCGCGACCGGATGACGCGCGAAGGACAGCTCCCCATCGGCGACGCCATCCGGCTCATCCAAGGCGCCGCGTCCGCGCTCGACTACGCGCATCGCCACGGCGTGATCCACCGCGACATCAAGCCCGAAAACATTCTGCTGCAGGACGGCCAGGCGCTCGTCGCCGACTTCGGCGTGGCGCTCGCCGTGACCAACGCCGCGGGGATGCGCATCACGCAGACGGGGATGAGCGTCGGCACGCCGGCGTACATGAGTCCGGAGCAGGCCGCCGCCGAACGCACCGTGGACGGACGCAGCGACGTCTATTCGCTCGCAGCCGTGATGTACGAGATGCTCTGCGGCGAGGCGCCGTTCACCGGGCCGAGTGCAGCGGCGATCATGTCGCGCATGATGACCGAAGTGCCGCGCGCGGTGGACGCGCGCCGGCCGTCGGTTCCGGTGTACGTGAGCGACGCGGTGCATCGTTCGCTCGAGAAGATTCCGGGCGATCGCTTTGCGTCGGCCGCCGACTTCAGTCATGCGCTCGACAAACCGGGCACCGGCACGTATCGCGCGGCGATTCGCTCGGCGCGGTCGCGGCGGCGCGAAGTGGTGTATGCGGTGGCGGCGGTGGTGCTTGCGACGGGCGCGTGGTACGCGGGGCGCGGCGGTGCGCGCGGAACTGAGAACGAACAGCCGCCGTCACGCCTGCTGATGCCCGCCGTGGACCCAGCGTTTGCGAGCACTGACCGCGAGATCGACATTTCGCCGAACGGTGACGAGTTGCTGTTCAAGTACAAGCGACCCGACGGCCGCATCACGCTCGCACGTCAGGCGCTCGATGCCACGGATCCCATCCCGTTCCTGAATCTGCCGGCGGATATCGGCAATCCCGTATTTGGGCCCGACGGCAAGTGGTTCGTGGCCTCGGTGGCCGGCGATCGACACCTGTATCGCCAGTCCATCACGAGCGGTACGGCGGAGTCGCTCCCGATTCGCGCCGTGGGATTCACCGTCGACGGCCGCGGCAGAATCTGGTATCAGAACGATGCGCAGGAACTCGCGTATCTCGACGCCAACAACAAGTCGATCGCGGTGAAGGGGCTCAAGCCCAATCTCCTGCTGATGCAGATTCTCCCAAGTGAGCGGTATGCGCTCATGGAGCGACGGCCGGCGCAGGGGGCGGCATCGGGCCCGATCATCGCGGTGGATCTGACGACGGGCGCTGAGACGACGGTCATCGGCAGCGAGACGGTCGAGGCGTACTACACCTCGGGGCTGCTGGTGTACATCAAGCTCGACGGCACCATCAATGCGGCGCCGTTCGACCTGTCCACGCGCACGATCACGGGGTCGTCGGTGACCGTTGCCAGTGGCGTCGCGTCGTTCGCGGTGGCACAGTTCGCGGTTTCGCGCAACGGCACGCTCGCGTACCGGCCGCAGGGTCCGCGCAACATCGTGCTGTTGAACCGCACGGGTCAGACGCTCACGACCGTGCCGGGCGCCGACTTCAGCCACAGTCCCAAGTTCTCCCCCGACGGTCGTCGCATCGCGTTCGACGTCACCGACGCGGACGGTCGTGACGTGTGGCTCTACGACGTCGGCAGCCGAGCGCTCACACGAACCACCTTCGCGGGCAATGGGCACGATGTGGCCTGGTCGCCCGACGGGCACTCCATCGCGTTCCTTTCCGCCCGGGCCGGCACGCTGGGGATCTTCAGCAAGCGCGCCGACGGGTCCACGCAGAGTGATTCGCTCCTTACGTCGTCGCAAATCGGATACTCGGGCACGTGGCTCAAGGACGGCAAGTCGCTCCTCACGGTCGTGCTCAACCTGAAGGCGAAGAGCGGCAGCGACATCGCCCTCGTGCGGAATGGCGGGCACGGACCGATCGAACCGGTGCTCGCTACGGAGTACGAAGAGCTGTATCCCATGCTCTCCCCGGACGAACGCTGGCTCGCGTACTCCTCCGATCAGTCGGGCCGGCAGGAGGTATACGTGCGTCCGTTTGGTCGTGAGGGCGATCAGGCGCAGGTCTCGCTCGCCGGCGGAACCGAGCCGGTGTGGTCGAAAGACGGGAAGGAGCTGTTTTTCCGCACGTTCGACAAAGGCACGCCGGTGCTCGCGGTTGCCGCCATTCAGACCGTGCCGGCGCTCGCCGTCGCGTCGCGCACCAACCTGTTCCCGGTAGGCGACATCGAATCGTCGACGCCACACCCGGACTACGACGTATCGCCCGACGGCAAGTCGTTCGCGATGTCACGCCGCACGGGCGGATCGCCGAACATCGTCATCATCCAAAACCTCCCCGCACTCGTGAAGAAACTCCAGGGCGCCACGGCGGCACCGAAATGA
- a CDS encoding MATE family efflux transporter: MSDTTAAPTDEASSAKKQSEKRYDRSIVEGPLSAAVWKLAWPTILANIIGGLQGVIDHAMVGNYVGFTGNAAVGVSWQIFLVVIVFISSLFTGMSVLVARFAGAGDHEKVDRTVYQAFIAAIVIALGVLAPVGYWLAPHLLGMVNASAAVQAEALPFLRTMFVFSLGMMIFFMLAGALRSAGDARTPMALGIATTVLNVTFNVILIRGLGPIPAYGTKGAAMGTSLAFGIVGIYSLWKLMMGGWVIRFPRHEGYAPDWAIIKSLFRFGLPTGIQGIAMNVGGVLLLGFIGSVKHGAEAQATYAVSYSELFSFVTWTSTALLGAAATVAGQNLGAGNPHRAVQGVHTAARIGLVGAAIIGALFLLIPAQLLAIFGMHDAIVVEIGTQLLRVLALSGLFITVALTYTGGLQGTGDTKGPLYISIVSQLMLPLAICFVMQRLGELQPIHIWLAILAGHSTRCVLSVIRFNQGKWRNIKVDLSAHG, encoded by the coding sequence ATGAGCGACACCACCGCCGCGCCGACCGACGAAGCATCATCGGCCAAGAAGCAGAGCGAAAAACGCTACGACCGCTCCATCGTCGAAGGACCGCTCAGCGCCGCGGTCTGGAAACTCGCGTGGCCCACCATCCTCGCCAACATCATTGGCGGATTGCAGGGCGTCATCGACCACGCCATGGTCGGCAACTACGTGGGCTTCACCGGCAACGCCGCCGTTGGCGTGAGCTGGCAGATCTTTCTCGTGGTCATCGTCTTCATCTCGTCGCTCTTCACCGGGATGAGCGTGCTCGTCGCCCGCTTTGCCGGCGCGGGCGATCACGAAAAAGTCGATCGCACCGTCTACCAAGCCTTCATTGCCGCCATCGTCATCGCACTCGGCGTGCTCGCGCCCGTGGGCTACTGGCTCGCACCACATCTGCTCGGCATGGTGAATGCCTCGGCGGCCGTGCAAGCCGAAGCGCTGCCGTTTCTGCGCACGATGTTCGTGTTCAGTCTTGGCATGATGATCTTCTTCATGCTCGCCGGCGCACTGCGCTCCGCCGGAGACGCGCGCACCCCCATGGCACTCGGCATCGCCACGACGGTGCTCAACGTCACCTTCAATGTGATTCTCATTCGCGGACTCGGGCCGATTCCGGCGTACGGCACCAAGGGTGCCGCCATGGGAACCTCGTTGGCGTTTGGTATTGTTGGCATCTACTCGCTCTGGAAACTGATGATGGGCGGCTGGGTGATTCGCTTTCCACGCCACGAGGGCTATGCCCCTGATTGGGCGATTATCAAATCGCTCTTCCGTTTTGGTCTTCCCACCGGCATTCAGGGCATTGCGATGAACGTGGGCGGCGTGCTGCTGCTCGGGTTCATTGGGAGCGTCAAGCACGGCGCCGAAGCACAGGCTACGTACGCGGTGAGTTACAGCGAACTGTTTTCGTTTGTCACCTGGACGTCCACAGCACTGCTCGGTGCCGCAGCAACAGTGGCCGGTCAGAACCTCGGCGCAGGGAATCCCCATCGCGCCGTGCAGGGCGTGCACACCGCGGCGCGCATCGGGCTCGTGGGCGCTGCGATTATCGGCGCGCTCTTTCTGCTGATTCCGGCGCAACTGCTGGCCATCTTCGGCATGCACGACGCCATTGTGGTGGAAATCGGCACGCAATTACTGCGCGTGCTCGCACTCTCCGGCTTGTTCATTACCGTGGCGCTCACCTACACCGGCGGGCTACAGGGCACCGGCGACACCAAGGGGCCGCTGTATATCTCGATTGTGTCGCAGCTGATGCTGCCGCTCGCGATCTGCTTTGTGATGCAGCGTCTTGGAGAATTGCAGCCGATTCACATTTGGCTGGCTATTCTCGCTGGGCACTCCACACGATGCGTGCTGAGCGTGATTCGGTTCAACCAGGGGAAGTGGCGGAACATCAAAGTGGATTTGAGCGCGCACGGCTGA
- a CDS encoding PIN domain-containing protein, translating into MKVAYVDTSCLVAVALGERGAAAVERRLARFDRLVSSNLLEAELRAALRREGVEGASRVLSSITWLLPDRPLSAEIAAVLEAGYVRGADCWHLATALYLAPEPSELSFMTLDERQRDVAALLGFGA; encoded by the coding sequence ATGAAGGTCGCGTACGTCGACACGTCATGCCTCGTGGCCGTCGCACTCGGCGAGCGCGGCGCGGCCGCAGTTGAGCGCCGGCTGGCGCGGTTCGATCGACTCGTGTCGTCCAACCTGCTCGAGGCGGAGTTACGCGCCGCGCTCCGACGCGAGGGCGTGGAAGGCGCGAGTCGGGTGTTGAGCAGCATCACCTGGCTGCTGCCCGACCGACCGTTGAGCGCTGAGATTGCAGCGGTGCTCGAGGCCGGATATGTGCGCGGCGCCGACTGCTGGCATCTCGCCACCGCGCTCTATCTCGCGCCCGAGCCGAGTGAGCTGAGTTTTATGACGCTCGACGAACGTCAGCGGGACGTGGCCGCACTGCTGGGATTCGGCGCCTAA
- a CDS encoding type II toxin-antitoxin system prevent-host-death family antitoxin — MKDTYSLYEAKAHLSAIVRRVREGHAVIVTVHGEPAVEIRAVEPQGHTLAARLTSLEERGILVPPAKRTHRIPQLAKRPGALKRFLDDRSE; from the coding sequence ATGAAGGACACCTACTCGCTCTACGAAGCCAAGGCGCACCTCTCCGCCATTGTTCGTCGCGTTCGTGAGGGACACGCCGTGATTGTGACGGTGCACGGCGAGCCTGCCGTCGAGATCCGCGCGGTTGAACCGCAGGGCCATACACTCGCGGCTCGCCTGACGTCCCTAGAAGAGCGTGGCATTCTCGTCCCGCCCGCCAAGCGAACACATCGCATTCCGCAGTTGGCAAAACGTCCGGGCGCGCTCAAGCGCTTTCTCGACGACCGCAGCGAATGA
- a CDS encoding DUF779 domain-containing protein: MVERVLATPATLELIETLKVKHGPLMFHQSGGCCDGSAPMCYPRDEFLTGDSDVQLGEIGGCAFYMSRAQFEYWQHTQLIIDVVPGRGGMFSLEGPEGLRFLTRSRLFTDAEWETLAGGIAG, translated from the coding sequence ATGGTTGAACGTGTGCTTGCAACGCCAGCCACGCTCGAGTTGATAGAGACTCTCAAAGTCAAACACGGCCCGCTGATGTTCCATCAGTCGGGCGGCTGCTGCGACGGCAGTGCGCCCATGTGCTACCCGCGCGACGAATTCCTCACCGGCGACTCCGATGTGCAGCTCGGAGAGATTGGCGGTTGCGCCTTCTATATGAGTCGTGCGCAGTTTGAGTACTGGCAGCACACGCAGCTCATTATTGACGTGGTGCCCGGGCGCGGCGGCATGTTTTCGCTCGAAGGGCCCGAGGGGCTTCGCTTTCTTACGCGGTCGCGCCTGTTCACCGACGCAGAGTGGGAGACGCTCGCGGGCGGAATCGCGGGTTAG
- a CDS encoding aldehyde dehydrogenase family protein — translation MIYAAPGAAGAKLTFKAKYDNFIGGKWTAPVKGEYFDNITPITGKPYCKVARSSAEDIELALDAAHAAADAWGRTSVTERANILNKIADRIDANLEILAYAETVDNGKPIRETLNADIPLASDHFRYFAGCIRAQEGSLSEIDENTVAYHYHEPLGVVGQIIPWNFPILMATWKVAPALAAGNCVVLKPAEQTPTSILVLMELIADLLPAGVLNIVNGFGLEAGKPLASNKRIAKIAFTGETTTGRLIMQYASQNIIPVTLELGGKSPNIFFEDIAAADDAFFDKAIEGFVLFAFNQGEVCTCPSRALIQESIYDKFMERCIARVKAIKQGNPLDTDTMLGAQASQEQIEKILSYFDIGKQEGAKCLTGGARAKLTGDLAGGYYVEPTVFSGHNKMRIFQEEIFGPVVSVTTFKDEAEALALANDTLYGLGAGVWSRDGNRAYRMGRAIKAGRVWTNCYHAYPAHAAFGGYKQSGIGRETHKMMLDHYQQTKNLLVSYSPNKLGFF, via the coding sequence ATGATCTACGCAGCACCTGGCGCCGCTGGCGCTAAACTCACGTTCAAGGCGAAGTACGACAACTTTATCGGCGGCAAGTGGACGGCGCCGGTCAAGGGTGAGTACTTCGACAACATCACGCCCATCACGGGCAAGCCGTATTGCAAAGTGGCGCGCTCTTCGGCCGAAGACATTGAACTCGCGCTCGACGCCGCGCACGCCGCGGCTGATGCGTGGGGTCGCACCTCGGTCACCGAGCGTGCGAACATCCTGAACAAGATCGCCGACCGCATTGACGCGAACCTCGAGATCCTCGCCTACGCCGAAACGGTGGACAACGGCAAGCCGATCCGCGAGACGCTCAACGCCGACATTCCGCTCGCGTCCGATCACTTCCGCTACTTCGCGGGCTGCATTCGCGCGCAAGAAGGATCGCTCAGCGAAATCGACGAGAACACCGTCGCCTATCACTACCACGAGCCGCTCGGCGTGGTGGGGCAGATCATTCCGTGGAACTTCCCCATCCTGATGGCCACCTGGAAAGTGGCGCCGGCACTTGCCGCGGGTAACTGCGTGGTGCTCAAGCCCGCCGAGCAGACGCCGACGAGCATTCTGGTGCTGATGGAGTTGATTGCCGATCTGCTGCCGGCTGGCGTGTTGAACATCGTCAACGGGTTCGGCCTCGAAGCCGGCAAGCCGCTCGCGTCGAACAAGCGTATCGCCAAGATTGCTTTTACGGGCGAAACGACGACCGGCCGCCTCATCATGCAGTACGCGAGCCAGAACATCATTCCGGTGACGCTCGAACTCGGCGGCAAGTCGCCGAACATCTTCTTTGAAGACATCGCCGCCGCTGACGATGCGTTCTTTGATAAGGCCATTGAAGGCTTCGTGCTCTTTGCCTTCAATCAGGGCGAAGTCTGCACCTGCCCGAGCCGCGCGCTCATCCAGGAGTCGATTTACGACAAGTTCATGGAGCGCTGCATCGCGCGCGTGAAGGCCATCAAGCAGGGGAACCCGCTCGATACCGACACGATGCTCGGCGCACAGGCGTCGCAGGAGCAGATCGAAAAGATTCTCTCGTACTTCGACATTGGCAAGCAAGAAGGCGCCAAGTGCCTCACCGGCGGCGCACGCGCAAAGCTCACCGGCGATCTGGCCGGCGGCTACTATGTGGAGCCGACCGTGTTCAGTGGCCACAACAAGATGCGCATCTTCCAGGAAGAAATCTTTGGCCCGGTCGTCTCGGTGACGACGTTCAAGGACGAAGCCGAAGCGCTCGCGCTTGCCAATGACACGCTCTACGGACTCGGCGCTGGCGTTTGGAGCCGCGACGGCAACCGCGCGTATCGCATGGGCCGCGCCATCAAGGCCGGTCGCGTCTGGACGAACTGCTATCACGCCTATCCGGCGCACGCCGCGTTCGGTGGCTACAAGCAGTCCGGCATTGGCCGCGAAACGCACAAGATGATGCTCGACCACTATCAGCAGACCAAGAACCTGCTGGTCAGCTACAGCCCGAACAAGCTCGGCTTCTTCTAG